The region TGTCCTGAAGATTATCTGAAGCTGTGGAATGTATATTATCAGCACCTGCAGGATGAATGACAATATAATTCCCATATACAGGTATTTGCTTGATTTGTCGGAATTGGATTTTCCGTTGTAGGCATTGAACAGCTGGTACATCACGAATAACGTGAACGCTATTGTCATAGCTCTTCTAGTTGTGCTTCCCATATATATCTCATAGCTGAATGCCAGTATTGTCCCGATTGCCATCACGAGCCCCAGGATGAATATTTCCATGAGGGCATTTTTTGTCAGGATGTCTCCGGTTTCAGGAGGGCGCTGCATTATGTTTCTTTCGCCCCCTTCCATGCCTAATGTCTGTGCAGGAGGTCCGTCCATCACAATATTGAGCCATAGCAATTGCACGGGGTTGAACGGAAGTGGAAGTGACAATAGGCTTGTTCCGATAATTGTCAGGATTGCCCCTACATTTGTCGATACCTGGAACTTGACGAATCTCTTGATGTTGTCATAGATCTTTCGCCCTTCCCTTATTGCCTTCACTATTGTCGAGAAGTCATTGTTTTTAAGAATCATGTCGGATGCTTCTTTTGCAACGTCAGTTCCGTCACCCATGGCTATTCCGATGGATGCCTTTTTGAGTGCTGGAGCATCATTGACTCCGTCTCCTGTCATTGCAACGACATTTCCAAGTTGTTTCAATGCTTCGACTATCCTCATTTTTTGGATTGGCTTCACTCTTGCGTATACTTGGACGTCACTCACAACCTTTAAGTATTCCTCATCGCTTAAGCTGTCCAGCCGGTCTCCTGTCATTGTGCATCCGTCAGTCAGGATGCCTAGATTTCGTGCTATTGCGCATGCGGTTCTTTCATGGTCTCCTGTAATCATCACCACTTCGATTCCTGCGTTTTTGCAGTCATCTATGGCCTTTTTAGCATCTTTTTTTGCAGGGTCTATCAGGCCGACGAGGCCGGTGAATGTCAGTTCCTCTTCCGGATTTTCACTGTCACCGATTTTGTATGCAAGGCCGATTACTCTCAATGCCTGTGTTGTCATTTCAGTAATCTTTTCAGTGAGCATTTCCTTAATTTCAGGAGTAATTATTTCAATAGTTCCATCATCATCTACCCATTTGCATTTACCTAAAATGATTTCTGGCGCACCTTTTGACAAGACAATATTTTTTTCACCGTCCAGTCTATGTATAGTGGTCATCATTTTGCGATTGCTGTCAAGTGGGATTTCATCAATTCTTTCATAGCTTTTTTTGCAATCCTTGAAAAATTTTAGAATGGCTCCATCGGTTTGATTTCCTATCACTTCATCTCCGTTAAGGACTGCATTATTGCATAAACTTCCAATGACTTCGCTTTTGTCTTTGTTTGTAAGAAAGCTTTCCACTACAGTCATTTTATTTTCGGTCAGTGTGCCTGTTTTGTCGCTGCAGATTACAGTGCATGACCCGAGCGTTTCAACAGAAAGCAATCTTTTGACGATGGCATCGGATTTTGCCATTTCGCTCATTCCAAGTGCCAGTGTCAAGGTCAGGACTGCAGGAAGACCTTCTGGAATTGCGGCAACGGCCAGCGATACTGCTGTCATGAATGTCTCGACAAGAGGAATTCCCTTCATGAATTCCATGATGAAAATGGCTATACAGACAACTATTGCAATTGCAGAGAGGATTTTCCCAAGCCTTCCTACCTTTTGCTTTAGCGGGGTGTCTTCATCCTCGCTTTGGACGATGTCTGCGATTTGACCCATTTGAGTATCCATTCCGATTGCGCTCACGACTCCTGTGGCGTTTCCGGAAACTATATTTGAGTCCATGTAGATCTCATCATCTTTTTGTTTTGGAATCGCTTCGGATTCCCCTGTGAGATATGATTCGTCACAGCTCAGGTTTTTGGCTTCAAGCAGTATCGCATCTGCGGGAACCTTATTCCCTTCCTCCAGAACTATGATGTCTCCAACCGTCAGCTCGCATGCATTGATTTGGAAAGTCTTGCCATCCCTTTTGACAACGGCCTTTTTAACCATCAGGCTTTTAAGCGATTCGACAGCCTTTTGGGACCGGTATTCCTGTATGAATCCTATGATTGTATTCAGCATGACTGCCAGAAGAATCACGCTTGCGTCAATTATGTCTCCGATGGCGAATGATGCGATGGCTGCTATAATCAAAAGAGCTATCAGAACGTCAATGAACTGTGAGAGAAACAAAACGTATGCCGGTGTTGGCTTTTTTTCTTCAAGCTCGTTCAATCCGAATTTTTTCTGTCTTTCAAGCGCTTCTTTTGTGCTCAATCCATTTGCTGATGTTTTGTATTTGGATAATATGTCGACCATAACATCACCTCAAGCAGTAGAAGCTTGCTTTTCTGAAATTTTTTAATTTCATTTTAACCTTGCCGGTATTTAAATCTTCGTTCGTCAGAGGCTTGATTATGAGCTGCGAGTCGACTTTCAGGGCAAGCTTCACCAGATATGGCTGAAGCTCGCTTGGCGGCCTGATGGAATAGATTATGTCAGCGTCGCTGTAAAGGTCAAGATTGGGATTTCTGATGTCGTCCCTTATTATGCTGTCATCTGCCGGTGCGATATCGGTTTTTATCAATGTGATGTTTTCCTTTTGTGATAGCTCATTGGCTATCCTGTCAAATTTTCCAACACCTATCTCGGCTATCTTGACGTTTTTGTTTTCGGATTCGCTGATTATATAATCCCTGAAATCTTGCCACATTTTCTTGTCCTCATTTTATATTAATTCATACAAACTATTAAATACATTGCTTTTAATATGTTATCTTAGCATGATTGTAAGAAAATTCCAACCCACAGATTTAAAAAGAGTCTTTGAAATTGAAAGCATGTCATTCAACCAGTCATATGGCATAAACATGTTTCAGCAATTGCATGACATGGGTGTGGGATTTTTGGTGGCCGAAAAGGACGGCTATGTGGTAGGCTATGTTCTCTTCTGGATCAAGTATGAGAATCAGGGCCATATAATATCTATAGCTGTCGACAAGAATTACAGGAGACGGGGGTATGGAACCCAACTTCTGGTGAAGGCCATTTCAATTCTGTCGCTTCTCCATCTTGATACAATCTATCTGGAAGTCAATGAGAACAACAGGGGAGCCGTCGAATTCTACGAGCAGTTCAGTTTTAAACAGGATCGCGTGGTCCCAGGATATTACGAGAACGGTGACGGAGCCATAGTGATGTATCTAAAGCTGGAGGGAGGTAAGATTTCCAGAAAGTAACTGTCGATATTCGTTGATCATTTCAGGTGGGAAGTTCCCTGTTAAATATAATGTTGCAAATATCAGGATGTAAATGACGAATATTGCAAGCTGGATGCGGCCATGCTTTTTGGCGACGGGATCTTTTCTGGTTGATAGGTAAATGGCTATTATCAAGCCGATAATGCCTCCCAAAAAGGAGAAAATGTAGCCTAAAACAATCAGCAGTCGGCTTGTTCTAGGAAAATTCTGCTGGCCTATGGTTTCTTTTCTAATCACAACGGGGTTTATGACGGTATTGTTTTGGAACTGGTTTTTAAAAAGCAATGGTGTGCCGCACTTCACGCAGAAATCAGCCTCATCAGGATTTTCATATCCGCATAATGGGCATGTCTGTGCACTGGTTTCTATTTTTGGAAATTCATATCCGCATTTGATGCAGAACCCATAAACGTCATCACTTGTCGAACCGCATTGCGGACATCTTCTAAATACCATACTTATAATTAATAAGTAATAGGTTTATAAAGTTTTTTAATTAATTGTTATATATGGTTGGTATCCATGATTGAAAAAATAGAAATCACGCAACGCTTCAATTTCAAACGCCTCAACAGGCACTATGAATGTTTCACCATTGACCTGGCAAATAAAAATGCTTATTATAAGATTTCGGAAAGGGGCAGTGGGGACAAGGTTTTGGATGAAAGCATGCTGTGTGATGATTCATGGATTGACATTCTGGTTGACCTGCGCTCCAAGATGACCAGCAAAATCCATTATCTGACAGATGAGGATGTTAACCGATTTCTAGATGACTTTGAGGGACTGGATTTGTTCAAAGGTTTTGAGGGTGAAGAGTTCCGATATTTTGAAAAGCTGGAGCTGATTTACTCCTGCATTGTCATAATCTATTCGAGCGACGGATATGCAGAATATAGCTTCAAGAACAAATTTCCAAAAAATTGGGTGAGTTTCGGCGAAATCTTAAAGGATTTGTTCGGTTTTGATGTTCTGCATTTGGATTATCAAAAGCAGCTGGCGACCCCTCTTTTTCATGACATTCGCTCCGATGGGGTTTATTCTGATGGCAAGAAATTAACTGTCAAGACAATTGAGTTCGGGCATTACCGCACTTACCCGTATGAACTGCCCAATCCCAGATTAATCATCAATTTTGAAGATAAGAGAATTGACGGATACATTCAAAAGGACTTGACCTCGGAGGATGAGAAGTCCATATTGAACCTTTTGGAGGATTATCATGTTTTCTCCTGGATTTTAAAAGATTATCACAACAAGTCTCAGGCTCGTGACCCTGACGATCTGGAAGGATATGACTGGTATCTGGAAATGGTCCTTGAAGGAGATGTCATCTGGCACATATTCGGATATAATGAATATCCAGACACTTATGTCCATTTGGCAAGGAGGGTAATTGAAATGACTGGGATGGATTTGCTTGAAATGAATACCATTTCCGGCGAGGATATTGAGTTATTTAATAAATTCGGAGATAGGATTTTATCCAAATAGCTATTTTTTTCATTAATTATTTATATTTAAAAAAAGATACTTATTACTATTATATTAATTTAATTTTTATAGGGATAACATGGCTGAAGTATCATCAAAAGAATTATATGAATTTAAAAAAGCATTAAAAGAATTGGCGCAAAAGAAAGGTAGAGGTACAGAGCTTGTTTCCGTTTATATTCCACCTGATAAGCAATTGAGTGATGTTGGTAAGCACATGAGGGACGAGCTTGGTCAGAGCGCTAACATCAAGAGTAAACAAACAAGAAAAAATGTACAGTCCGCTATTGAAGTAATCCTGCAAAGGATTCGTTTATATAAGCAGCCTCCTGAACATGGTCTGGTGCTGTTCGTGGGAATGATTCCGAAAGGAGGTCCCGGTACAGAAAAGATGGAGACCTATGTTATAGAGCCGCCTGAACCGGTCACAACCTACTGGTATAAATGTAACAACGAATTCTTCCTCGAGCCTCTTGAATACATGATTGAGGAAAGGGACACCTATGGGGTTGCCGTAATCGACAGAAGGGAAGCCACCATCGCATCAATGAAAGGTAAGAAAATCAATATCCTGACTCACATTACCAGTGGGGTTCCTGGAAAGCACAAGGCTGGAGGACAATCCCAAAGAAGGTTCGACAGGGTTATCGAACAGGCAGCTCACGAGTTCTTGAAGCGTATAGGTGACCACATGAACGACGATTTCCTGCCTCTCAAGGATGACCTTAAAGGAATCATCATAGGGGGACCTGGATTTACAAAGAACGACTTTGCAGATGGGGACTATCTTAACTATGAGCTTAAGCAAAAGATATTGGCTATTGAGGACACTTCATATACTGGGGACTTCGGTATTCGTGAAGTGATTGAGAAATCCGCCCCTGTCTTAAGTGATTTAGATGTAATTCATGAAAAGGAGCTTGTCCAAAGGTTCTTAAGGGAATTGACCAATGACAAGGGATTGGCTTCCTATGGTGAGGATGAAGTCAGAAACAACTTGACAATAGGTGCGGTTGACACATTGCTTCTGTCTGAGGATTTGACAGCGCTTCGAAAGAAGTTTGTCTGCCCTACCTGTGGCGTTGAGAAGGAATTCACTGTAAAATCACAATCCGAAGCGGACAAGATTGAGGAAAGATGTCCAAATTGCAATGAGCTTTTAAAAGAAGAGGAATCCGCTGACTTGGCCGATTACTTTGTTGAAAAGGCTGAAGAAATGAGCACTAATGTCGAGTTCATATCTACCGAAACCGATGAGGGAATGCAGCTTTTCAGGGCATTCGGTGGAATAGCCGCAATATTGAGATATCACGTTGAATACTAGTTTTTATAGCTGTTTGGAGACTTGTCCAAATTGGTTATAATATTTTTCACTCTTTTTTTCTTTTTCGGAATGTAAAATTCGTTCAGGCCTTCCTCCAGGCGTATCCTGTTTATTAATTTGTAAAACAGGTATTGAGAAATTTCACACTCCTCATTCAGTTCGATGTATAATGAGTGTGGGGTTCTTTTTTTGGACAGGTAGTTTTCCTTCAGCTTGTTGTATTGGGATCTTTTTATTTTCTCAGCCATCTATTCACCGGTTTTATTATTTTGTATATCAAAAAATAATTTTTGCTGTATATTGTATCTTAATATGTTGATTATGCCTTATAAAGTGATGTGCTTTTCTAATTTTGATATAATTTTGTTTAATTTATTTGTTCTTATTGTAATGATTGTTTTACATTGGCTTTCATATTCCGCTAATTTTGAAAATTTTTTAGCGGCGTTTCGTTGGCAATCATTTTCCGACTTTGTCCACCAATTAATTATTTTAACTAGACAGTTTGGATTAATATCCAAAAAGGAATATCTAATTTAAGCCATTCTTTTGAATTGTTTATAAATTGTTTAAGCTAATTCTTGGTTTCTTTGAATAATATTCGGATATTTTATTAAAAATTGAAAAATATTAAATATAAGAAAATTCAAATACATTATTATATTGTTAAATTTGGCCATATGCCAGCAGATGAAGATTTAATGATATGATTCTAAATTTTATTTGGAGGAATATTTTTGTCATACGTAGACGAAGTAATTGAAACTATTATAGAACAAAACCCTGCTGAACCGGAATTCCACCAAGCTGTACGCGAAGTAATGGAATCCTTAAGGGTTGTAATTGAAGAAAACGAAGAAGAATACAGAAAAAACGCACTTCTTGAAAGATTGGCTAATCCGGAAAGGCAATTGAAATTCCGTGTCCCATGGATTGACGACAACGGCCAAGTGCAAGTCAACACCGGATACAGAGTACAGTTCAACAGTGCAATCGGACCTTACAAAGGCGGATTACGTTTTCACCCATCTGTAAACTTAGGTATTATCAAATTTTTAGGTTTCGAACAAATTTTCAAAAACTCCTTGACTGGCCTTCCAATCGGTGGAGGAAAAGGTGGATCTGACTTTGATCCTAAAGGAAAATCAGACAGAGAAATCATGGCATTCTGCCAATCCTTCATGACTGAATTATGCAAATACATTGGTGCAGATACTGATGTTCCTGCTGGAGATATTGGAGTAGGTGGTCGTGAAATCGGATTCTTATTCGGCCAATACAAAAGAATCAGAGGATTATACGAAGGAGTATTAACCGGTAAAGGATTATCCTTCGGAGGTTCATTAGCTAGAACTGAAGCTACCGGATACGGATTATTATACTTTGTAAACGCTATGCTAAAAGCAAACGACATTGACATTGCAGGAAAAACCATTGTAGTGTCCGGTGCAGGTAACGTAGCAATTTACGCAATCGAAAAAGCTCAGCAATTAGGCGGTAAACCTGTAACCTGTTCAGATTCAACCGGTTGGATTTACGACCCTGAAGGAATCGATGTTGAGTTATTAAAAGAAATCAAAGAAGTAAGAAGAGAAAGATTGACTGCATATGCTGAAGCGAGAGAAAGCGCAGAATACCACGAAGGCAAAGGCGTATGGACAATCAAATGTGACATCGCTCTTCCATGCGCTACCCAAAACGAATTGCAATTGGAAGACGCTAAAATCTTGGTTGAAAACGGTGTTTTAGCTGTTGGTGAAGGTGCAAACATGCCGACCACCATCGAAGCTACTGAATACCTCCAGGAAAATGATGTATTGTTCTCACCGGGTAAAGCATCCAATGCAGGTGGAGTAGCTACTTCCGCACTTGAAATGTCTCAAAACTCACAAAGGTTATCCTGGACATTTGAAGAAGTTGACGGAAGACTTCAAACAATCATGGAAGATATCTTTGCAAATGTTGCAGCTGCAGCTGAAGAATACGACTTAGGTAAAAACTACGTTGCAGGAGCAAACATCGCAGGATTCAAGAAAGTTGTTGACGCAATGAACGCACAAGGAATCGTATAGATTTCCTTGTTTATTTTTTCTTTTTTTAGGTTATTTAAGTTTTATTTAACTTATAACTTATTTTTTAGCATATTTATTTAAAATTAATGTAAATTAATTGGATTTATTTATTTTAGGGTATTTTTATTAGGTTATTTTTTAGTATGTTTTTGTGCAAAATAACACTTCCAAAAATTTCATTATTTTTATAAAATAGATTCTATAGTTAGAATTTCTCTTAAGTTTTTCATTTCCAAGAATGATATTAAATATATTTAATTACAATAATTATAAATAATATATTTGATATAATTAATGTATATAATTAACTTCAATGTACTGGAGGATTCGCCATGGCAATGAAAACAATTCGTGTAACTGAGGAAATTCATACCAAACTAGCTCATTTGGGTTTAAAATCCGAAACATACAATGATATTATAGCTAGATTAATTGACGTGTATGAAAGAATGTATTTTGATGAATTAAGTGATGAAGACGCAGATTACTATAATGAAAGGATTAGGCATTTTGAAAGCGGCGACTACAGCGGCACCAGAAAAGTTGATTTAAATGCCATCCGAAAATAATTCTGAAGTGAATTATGAACTTTTTGAAGATAGATTTCCTTGTTTATTTTTTCTTTTTTTAGCTTAATATTTGGTCATATGATTATTGGGGAATTTTTAAATTTTTAATATTATTTTAACTTGTTAAACTTTATTTTTTCTTGCTTTCAATTGTTTTTACTCGAGTTTTTCTTGTTTTCATCGTAGGGTGGTATCTGGGGGTTCATCGTGTTTTTTCATATCTGTGATTTTATGCGCTGTCGCACTTCAAAAGTTAATATGTACTATCTTTTACTAAACTAATATTAAATTTCTTTTATATTCAATTGAAATTAGTCAAATGTTTTAATTATTAAACTGAGATTAATTTTCTTTTGAAATTTAAAATAAAGTAACTGGAGGCAGTACCATGGATATTGAATATATTAAAGATAATTATAAATTCGAAACATTAACTGAAAAGCATGATTTGAGTAATTTTGAATGTGGCTCTGATGATTTAAATGATTTTATTAAAAATGATGCATTAAACCAACAGATGGATAAAATAAATATCACTAAAGTAATAATTTGTGATGAAGAAATTATTGGGTTTGTATCATTGCTGACTGACACTATCCCTTTGAAAAACATTCGGGATGAAAATATCCGGTTAAAATTAAAACCTCATTACAATGAAGATGTTGAAAATGTTCCAAAAAAGAAACCCTTGCCTGCAATAAAAATAGGAAGATTTGCAATTGATAAAAAATATACGAATAATGGTTTAGGTTCACATATCCTAAGAAATGTCATAAACTCCATTAGGAAATTATCTGAAAATGATGTAGGTTTAAGGTTTATCGTCGTTGAAGGTTATGCCAGTGCTTATAATTTTTATGCGGTCCATAATCACTTTTCAAACTTAAAAAAAGATGATGAATTAATTAAAGAGAAGTTAGACAGGATTATTCAACAAAATCCTGAACAAACTTTCTACTTGTATCTTGATCTCAAGAAAAGTTAAAATAGTACTATTCTTTGAGATTCGCATTTTTTTCTAAATTCACGGTCTTCTCTGCTAGGAGGTTCATTCATTTTCCTTAAAAAATCCCTAGCTTCTTTACCATATAATGTTGGAGTTTCACCAATAGGTTTTGCCATGTGCATTCACCTCAGTAATATTTTAATATTTAATTGTTTTTTGTCCTTTAAATAGTTTACATTTTTCATTAATTTGGTAAATAATTATTTTTTTTTAAGATTATGCAAATATTTATATAGTATGGTTTTTTCAAAGCAATTTTACATATTAAAAGCAATTTTTAAGGTTTAATGGGAAGTTTTTATTAGGATCTATTTTTTAAAAGTAGGGTGGTATCACCCAATTCCCGCACAAGGAATCGTATAGATTCCTATCTTTTTTTGGTTAATGAATATTATTTAGTAAAATATGTATTATATTAATTCTTTTTTAAGCTTTCTAAAAATTAAATGAATTTATTTATATTATAGTTTTTAACATATAGTTACTTAGTGATATCTATGAAGGCTTTAAAAATACTGGTTATCATGCTTGTTTTAATTATGTCGGCAGGGGCTGTTTGTGCAGCGGATGCCATTTCTAGTGATGATGCAGGTAATGATGGTCAAATAATTCTAGAAACTATACAAGAAAATGATAATTTAGAAAGTATACAAGAAGGCGATACTTTAGAAACTACGCAGAATGATGTTTATTCGGAGGGTGAAGCTTCATTCACTGATTTGAAAAAAGACATTGCCAATTCAACTGGTGTTTTTGTGATGGATTGCGACTATAAATTTGACAGCATTTTCGATAACTTTACCACAGGCATAATAATTGACAGGGACAATTTTGCCATTGAAGGTAATGGATTCACAATCGATGCGAACGGTCAGTCTGCAATATTCACTATCAATTCAAAAAATGTGACAATAAATAACCTCACATTCATAAATGCAAAAGCTTCTCAGGGTAGTGTTCTTTTAATCGCCAAGAATGCGAGCGTAACAACAAACCATGTCAATTTCATAAACAACACTGCAAAGGATAGCGTAATTTGTGATAGGGGATTATATTACAGTAACTATGACACATTCCGTGATTGTACTGCAAATATGGGAGTTATAAAAGTAATCCAAGGAGAATTGTATGTTGATAGTGCAGTCATGACAAGCTCCAAAATGTTGAACTGGGGTTTTATTTATACTGAGACTGGTCTTTCCAATATCACAATTGCCAATTCAATCTTTGCAAATACCACTTCCAACTACTCTGCGGCAGTCAGGGGATGTGAAAGAACATTCATCAGGAATACAAAATTCTTTAACCTATATTCTGAAATCTCTGCGGGGGCAGTTGCTCTTAAAGATGTAATAATTGGTAAAATTGACGGATGTACATTCATCAATGCCTCCTCTCAAAAAAATGGGGGAGCAGTGTTGATTGATGTTGTTGGAGAAGGGGAATATAATGGATATGTCACAGTCAGCAATTCCAGTTTTGCTGATTGCCGTTCCGGATTTGGTGGAGTAATAATACAATATGGTGGAGGTCTTACAGTAGTTTCCTGTAATTTCACAAACAATTCCGCTGATTTCGACGGTGGTGCAGTATATACCTCTCAATCTAAAGTTTATATTCTAAATTCTTCATTCACCGAAAACCGCGTGGAATATGGGGGCATTCGAGGAAGTTTTGGTGGTGCAGTCTATTGCGATAGTTCTCAATTGTACTTCACTGGCAATAACTTAACCAAAAATTCCGCACAATATGGTGGAGGAATATCTGGCTTTGACCTAGGTTATTATATTGATGGCAATACATTTAAGGACAATACCAATTTCAACGGTAGCTTTGATGACATCTACACAATATTTGATGATGCTCAATCAAGTTTTGGTGTCAACATATATAGTGGTGAAAATTCCCGTGACCTGAACAATACCGATTATGCTACAATAATGGATATTGAAGGAATGGCACTTGTAATATTGAACAATACAATTGATACGGTAGTTATTCCTTCCAAATTTGATTTGCGCGATTGGGGATGGGTCACACCTGTCAGAGACCAAGGCCGTGCAGGATCATGCTGGGCATTCGGATCTTCTGGTGCAATTGAATCCGCAATATTGAGATATTTGGGTATTGAAATGGACATTTCTGAAAATAACATGCAAGATGTCTCATTGGAGTACAACCCTTATGGGATTATAAGCTTCACTGAAGGAGGTTCTGCAGATATGGGTGCTGCTTATGCATTAAGTTGGTTTGGTGTATTCTCATCAGAATATGATGTCTATGACCAGTTGGGTAAAATCTCACCTATAATCGCTGTGGCCAACAGCATCCACTTCCAGGATGTTGTTTTCGTACCTGCCCGCAAAAATGTAACCGATAATGACTTGTTGAAACGAGCCCTATTGAAATATGGTGCTCTATCCGTTACCTATGCTGCCGATCAGGTTCCTCCACTCTTGAATCCGAAAACTTCCGCACAATACAATAATGAGACAGAAGTGGCTGACCATGTTGTTTCATTGGTCGGTTGGGACGATCACTATTCAGCAAGCAACTTCTTGATTACTCCTCCTGGCGACGGTGCATGGATAATCAAAAACAGTTGGGGAGCAATTAATGGGGATGGAGGATACTACTACATTTCCTATTATGATTTGAACTTTGCAACCAATGATATTTCAGTCGGATATGTGCTTGAAAATACAGTCAAATATAACAAGAACTATCAGTATGACATTCAGGGCAAAATTGTCCACTTTAATTTATCAACAGAATACCGCAATAATTTTGTAGCTGTTGATGATGATTTGATTGGGGCTGTTGGAACCTACTTCAACGATACCAATGTGGAATATAGCATTGAAGTTTATGTAAACGATGTCTTGAGACTTGTACAGGATGGTGTTTCTCCATTTGCAGGTTTCCATACTATCAAATTTGACTCATATGTTCCAATTAAAAAAGGAGATGTCTTCACAGTTAAAATCAAATCAAATTCCGTTCCGTTTTTAGTAAACTCAAGACAACATTATGTTGAAGGCTCCTCACAGGTCTTCATTGAAAATGAGTGGAAAAATGTGTCTTATATGGAAGAATTGCACGGTGTTCATTTTGTTGCCTCTGTAAAAGCATACACAGTTGCTGATGATACCAAAATCATCAACAACAATGACATTGCAGTCGATTATGCCGGAGGTTCCTACTTCTCAGTTAAGGTCGTAACCGATGACGGCCATGCAGTCGGTGAGGGCGAAACTGTAAAATTCACAATTGACGGAAAAACATCCTCTGTCAAAACTGACATCAATGGTGTGGCTAAAATCAAGATAACTAATGTTCCTAAAAAATACACAATGACAACCACATATAATGGAAAATCAGTTAAAAACACAGTCACCGTAAAACAGGTCCTCACAACAAGTAAGGTCACAGTCAAAAAGACTGCCAAGAAGTTTACCTTAAAGGCAACCCTTAAAATCAACGGCAAAGTTGTTAAAGGCAAATGGATAACCTTCAAGTTCAACGGTAAAACCTACAAGGTCAAGACCAATTCAAAAGGTGTTGCGCAAAAGACCTTGAACAAAAAAGTTATCAACAAGCTCAAGAAAGGTAAAACCTACACAGTTAAAGTGATTTACCTTAAGGATGCAATAAAAACAACAGTTAAAGTTAGATGATTTTTTTCATCTACACTTATTTTTTTTACATAGAAGTTTTTGGTGAACTTTAATCATTTTAATGAAATTCTGACCGTGTTTTGTATTACTTTTTAATTGTCAAGGTATTAAAAATCTTCAAAATAGCTGTCGGTTCACACAAGGAATCGTATAGATTTCCTTGATTTTTTTCTTTTTTTTAAGAGTTTTTAACTCTTCTTTTTTTTTATTTTAATTTAGTTTTAGTAAAATATGATTTTAACTTATTAAACTTTATTTTTTCTTGTTTTTAAGCATGAAAGGGCGAAATTGTAAAACAAAAATTATTTATATGTCAATCGATAAATTTTTCAATGTGTTGCGATTATGAAATTTAGAAAAGAAATTATTATTTTTTCATTAATAATACTATTCATGCTAATGTCTGCCGTTAGTGCAGAAGAAAATATAACCGTTGATGATGGAGCTGATTCAACTTCAGATTACATTGAGTTAGAGTCTGATCAAGGTTATATTGAAAATAATATTAGCGAGAATCCCATCCTAGATGATGATGTTATGGATGA is a window of Methanobrevibacter sp. DNA encoding:
- the gdhA gene encoding NADP-specific glutamate dehydrogenase, which translates into the protein MSYVDEVIETIIEQNPAEPEFHQAVREVMESLRVVIEENEEEYRKNALLERLANPERQLKFRVPWIDDNGQVQVNTGYRVQFNSAIGPYKGGLRFHPSVNLGIIKFLGFEQIFKNSLTGLPIGGGKGGSDFDPKGKSDREIMAFCQSFMTELCKYIGADTDVPAGDIGVGGREIGFLFGQYKRIRGLYEGVLTGKGLSFGGSLARTEATGYGLLYFVNAMLKANDIDIAGKTIVVSGAGNVAIYAIEKAQQLGGKPVTCSDSTGWIYDPEGIDVELLKEIKEVRRERLTAYAEARESAEYHEGKGVWTIKCDIALPCATQNELQLEDAKILVENGVLAVGEGANMPTTIEATEYLQENDVLFSPGKASNAGGVATSALEMSQNSQRLSWTFEEVDGRLQTIMEDIFANVAAAAEEYDLGKNYVAGANIAGFKKVVDAMNAQGIV
- a CDS encoding C1 family peptidase, with the protein product MKALKILVIMLVLIMSAGAVCAADAISSDDAGNDGQIILETIQENDNLESIQEGDTLETTQNDVYSEGEASFTDLKKDIANSTGVFVMDCDYKFDSIFDNFTTGIIIDRDNFAIEGNGFTIDANGQSAIFTINSKNVTINNLTFINAKASQGSVLLIAKNASVTTNHVNFINNTAKDSVICDRGLYYSNYDTFRDCTANMGVIKVIQGELYVDSAVMTSSKMLNWGFIYTETGLSNITIANSIFANTTSNYSAAVRGCERTFIRNTKFFNLYSEISAGAVALKDVIIGKIDGCTFINASSQKNGGAVLIDVVGEGEYNGYVTVSNSSFADCRSGFGGVIIQYGGGLTVVSCNFTNNSADFDGGAVYTSQSKVYILNSSFTENRVEYGGIRGSFGGAVYCDSSQLYFTGNNLTKNSAQYGGGISGFDLGYYIDGNTFKDNTNFNGSFDDIYTIFDDAQSSFGVNIYSGENSRDLNNTDYATIMDIEGMALVILNNTIDTVVIPSKFDLRDWGWVTPVRDQGRAGSCWAFGSSGAIESAILRYLGIEMDISENNMQDVSLEYNPYGIISFTEGGSADMGAAYALSWFGVFSSEYDVYDQLGKISPIIAVANSIHFQDVVFVPARKNVTDNDLLKRALLKYGALSVTYAADQVPPLLNPKTSAQYNNETEVADHVVSLVGWDDHYSASNFLITPPGDGAWIIKNSWGAINGDGGYYYISYYDLNFATNDISVGYVLENTVKYNKNYQYDIQGKIVHFNLSTEYRNNFVAVDDDLIGAVGTYFNDTNVEYSIEVYVNDVLRLVQDGVSPFAGFHTIKFDSYVPIKKGDVFTVKIKSNSVPFLVNSRQHYVEGSSQVFIENEWKNVSYMEELHGVHFVASVKAYTVADDTKIINNNDIAVDYAGGSYFSVKVVTDDGHAVGEGETVKFTIDGKTSSVKTDINGVAKIKITNVPKKYTMTTTYNGKSVKNTVTVKQVLTTSKVTVKKTAKKFTLKATLKINGKVVKGKWITFKFNGKTYKVKTNSKGVAQKTLNKKVINKLKKGKTYTVKVIYLKDAIKTTVKVR
- a CDS encoding N-acetyltransferase, translating into MDIEYIKDNYKFETLTEKHDLSNFECGSDDLNDFIKNDALNQQMDKINITKVIICDEEIIGFVSLLTDTIPLKNIRDENIRLKLKPHYNEDVENVPKKKPLPAIKIGRFAIDKKYTNNGLGSHILRNVINSIRKLSENDVGLRFIVVEGYASAYNFYAVHNHFSNLKKDDELIKEKLDRIIQQNPEQTFYLYLDLKKS